In the Kitasatospora terrestris genome, one interval contains:
- a CDS encoding cellulase family glycosylhydrolase — translation MFAHTGKRQRLIVALVSFAVAATATILAAETSSNSSAADNSSTLADPTVSPSPVTPAQDGNRLRLGLAYGDTLTWKSDHALASALDDATALGTKWIRVDLSWNNIQPDNPKNFNWQRFDRVLKAAQQRGLEVLPTISYTPKWARKSNCPGDDPSCAPAKPEDFANFAKDAAKRYAPMGVHTWEIWNEPNIPFWAPKPDAAAYTNLLKLTTKAMRAADPKAYLLMGGLAAVGTDPAKGFVSHTEFLDQVSKLGANKLVDAIAYHPYTYPHLPSAKTDFGTAFEQISSSKDNLVAVLDKYGTPDLPIWLTETGAATNGPGAAADANTIPDGATHVTEDFQAAIAADTVPAAAANKHVGAVFWFAHQDTGTAKDKQRRSMFYGLRRYDGTAKPAFNALRDAIAAYQRKTQ, via the coding sequence ATGTTTGCGCACACGGGGAAGCGTCAGCGGCTGATCGTCGCACTGGTCTCGTTCGCCGTGGCCGCCACGGCGACGATCCTGGCCGCCGAGACCTCGTCGAACTCCTCGGCGGCGGACAACTCCAGCACCTTGGCCGATCCGACGGTGTCGCCGTCCCCCGTGACCCCGGCGCAGGACGGCAACCGCCTGCGGCTCGGCCTGGCCTACGGCGACACCCTGACCTGGAAGTCCGACCACGCGCTGGCCTCGGCGCTGGACGACGCCACCGCGCTCGGCACGAAGTGGATCCGGGTCGACCTGTCCTGGAACAACATCCAGCCGGACAACCCGAAGAACTTCAACTGGCAGCGGTTCGACCGGGTGCTGAAGGCCGCTCAGCAGCGCGGGCTGGAGGTGCTGCCGACGATCAGCTACACCCCGAAGTGGGCCCGGAAGTCCAACTGCCCCGGCGACGACCCCTCCTGCGCCCCGGCCAAGCCGGAGGACTTCGCGAACTTCGCCAAGGACGCCGCCAAGCGCTACGCGCCGATGGGCGTGCACACCTGGGAGATCTGGAACGAGCCGAACATCCCGTTCTGGGCCCCCAAGCCCGACGCGGCCGCGTACACCAACCTGCTGAAGCTCACCACGAAGGCGATGCGCGCCGCCGATCCCAAGGCGTACCTGCTGATGGGCGGTCTGGCCGCGGTCGGCACCGACCCGGCCAAGGGCTTCGTGTCGCACACCGAGTTCCTCGACCAGGTCTCCAAGCTGGGGGCCAACAAGCTGGTGGACGCGATCGCCTACCACCCCTACACCTATCCGCACCTGCCGAGCGCGAAGACCGACTTCGGCACCGCCTTCGAGCAGATCAGCAGCTCGAAGGACAACCTGGTCGCGGTCCTGGACAAGTACGGCACGCCCGACCTCCCGATCTGGCTGACCGAGACCGGCGCCGCCACCAACGGGCCCGGCGCCGCCGCCGACGCCAACACGATCCCGGACGGCGCCACCCACGTCACCGAGGACTTCCAGGCCGCCATCGCCGCGGACACGGTGCCGGCCGCCGCGGCGAACAAGCACGTCGGCGCGGTCTTCTGGTTCGCCCACCAGGACACCGGCACGGCCAAGGACAAGCAGCGCCGGTCGATGTTCTACGGCCTGCGGCGGTACGACGGGACGGCGAAGCCCGCGTTCAACGCCCTGCGGGACGCGATCGCGGCCTACCAGCGCAAGACCCAGTAG
- a CDS encoding glycosyltransferase family 4 protein, which produces MSGRRTVAVVAPYYPPKIGGVENYAARVARAVADSPDLRAVVITSRLSGLRTSVTDEDGIRVIRLGTWLRLSNTPLSPLWPVQLRRWLRRSGAEVVNAHAPVPGMADLAVAVAGNRPTVLTYHAGSMHKGEPGSGLADRLIGAYERRVLPRVFRRARTLVAVSPVSLAAGRPHAVEITPGVDTARFTPGAAASQRPRTLVYAGRMDRSSAWKGVDVLVRAFAELAPAVPGARLRLVGGGDALPGLLDLAAELGVADRVESVGELTGDDLVESLRTAAALVLPSRTEAESFGMALVEAMACGTPVIGSAVGGIPYVLAGGESGLLVPPGEVAALAAACTRVLSDGQLADRLGAAGRRRVEQHYAWSGLTARYLDLFRSFGGS; this is translated from the coding sequence GTGAGCGGCCGGCGGACCGTGGCGGTCGTCGCCCCGTACTACCCGCCCAAGATCGGGGGAGTGGAGAACTACGCGGCCCGGGTCGCCCGGGCGGTCGCGGACAGCCCGGACCTGCGGGCGGTCGTGATCACCAGCCGGCTCTCCGGCTTGCGGACCTCGGTCACCGACGAGGACGGCATCCGGGTGATCCGGCTCGGTACCTGGCTCCGGCTGTCGAACACCCCGCTGAGCCCGCTGTGGCCCGTCCAGCTCCGCCGCTGGCTGCGCCGCAGCGGGGCCGAGGTGGTGAACGCCCACGCCCCGGTCCCCGGCATGGCCGACCTGGCCGTCGCGGTGGCCGGCAACCGGCCCACCGTGCTGACGTACCACGCGGGTTCGATGCACAAGGGCGAGCCGGGCAGCGGACTCGCGGACCGGCTGATCGGCGCGTACGAACGCCGGGTGCTGCCCCGGGTCTTCCGGCGGGCGCGGACGCTGGTCGCGGTCTCGCCGGTGTCGCTGGCGGCCGGCCGGCCGCACGCGGTGGAGATCACACCGGGCGTCGACACCGCGCGGTTCACGCCGGGCGCCGCGGCCTCGCAACGGCCCCGCACCCTGGTCTACGCGGGCCGGATGGACCGCTCCTCGGCCTGGAAGGGCGTGGACGTCCTGGTCCGCGCCTTCGCCGAGCTGGCGCCGGCCGTGCCCGGGGCCCGGCTGCGCCTGGTCGGTGGCGGGGACGCCCTGCCCGGTCTGCTGGACCTCGCCGCCGAGCTGGGTGTGGCCGACCGGGTCGAGTCCGTCGGCGAGCTGACCGGGGACGACCTGGTCGAGTCGCTGCGGACCGCCGCGGCGCTGGTCCTGCCGTCGCGGACCGAGGCCGAGTCCTTCGGGATGGCGCTGGTGGAGGCGATGGCCTGCGGCACGCCCGTGATCGGTTCGGCGGTCGGCGGCATCCCGTACGTCCTGGCCGGCGGGGAGAGCGGCCTGCTGGTACCGCCGGGCGAGGTGGCAGCGCTGGCCGCGGCGTGCACGCGCGTGCTGTCGGACGGGCAACTGGCCGACCGCCTCGGCGCCGCCGGACGTCGACGGGTCGAACAGCACTACGCGTGGTCCGGACTGACCGCCCGCTACCTCGACCTCTTCCGCTCCTTCGGGGGCTCCTGA
- the coaA gene encoding type I pantothenate kinase, which translates to MDDVLTELCTRGAATPTPSPYVDLDRAEWSALRERTPLPLTAEEVERLRGLGTALDLDEVRDVYLPLSRLLNLYIHATHELRGALGTFLDTPDTERTRTPFIIGVAGSVAVGKSTTARLLQALLARWPEHPRVELVTTDGFLLPNAELRRRGLMARKGFPESYDRRALMRFVADVKAGKDRVSAPVYSHLVYDIVPDERLTVERPDILIVEGLNVLQPALPGTDGRTRLAVADYFDFSIYVDARTDDIERWYLDRFRKLRQTAFQDPNSYFRRFTEVPEEEAMDYGRQVWRTINKPNLLENVLPTRGRATLILQKGQDHKVRRALLRKL; encoded by the coding sequence GCCCACTCCCTCCCCGTACGTGGATCTGGACCGCGCCGAGTGGAGCGCGCTGCGCGAGCGCACCCCGCTGCCGCTGACCGCGGAAGAGGTCGAGCGGCTGCGCGGCCTGGGCACCGCCCTCGACCTCGACGAGGTCCGGGACGTCTACCTGCCGCTCTCCCGGCTGCTGAACCTGTACATCCACGCCACCCACGAGCTGCGCGGCGCCCTCGGGACGTTCCTGGACACCCCCGACACCGAGCGCACCCGCACGCCGTTCATCATCGGCGTGGCCGGTTCGGTGGCCGTCGGCAAGTCCACCACCGCCCGCCTGCTGCAGGCACTGCTGGCCCGCTGGCCCGAGCACCCCCGGGTCGAGCTGGTCACCACCGACGGCTTCCTGCTCCCCAACGCGGAGCTGCGCCGCCGCGGCCTGATGGCCCGCAAGGGCTTCCCCGAGTCGTACGACCGGCGGGCGCTGATGCGCTTCGTCGCCGACGTGAAGGCCGGCAAGGACCGCGTCTCCGCGCCCGTCTACTCGCACCTCGTCTACGACATCGTCCCGGACGAGCGGCTGACCGTGGAGCGCCCGGACATCCTGATCGTCGAGGGCCTGAACGTCCTCCAGCCCGCACTGCCCGGCACCGACGGCCGGACCCGGCTGGCCGTCGCCGACTACTTCGACTTCTCCATCTACGTCGACGCGCGCACCGACGACATCGAACGCTGGTACCTGGACCGCTTCCGGAAGCTGCGGCAGACCGCCTTCCAGGACCCCAACTCCTACTTCCGCCGGTTCACCGAGGTGCCGGAGGAGGAGGCGATGGACTACGGCCGGCAGGTCTGGCGCACCATCAACAAGCCCAACCTGCTGGAGAACGTGCTGCCCACCCGCGGCCGGGCCACCCTGATCCTGCAGAAGGGCCAGGACCACAAGGTCCGCCGCGCCCTGCTGCGCAAGCTCTGA
- a CDS encoding lipopolysaccharide biosynthesis protein, with protein MARHSGQRGSRRPAAAGRPARHARPTDQVYRSSFFLLASTVITAALGFLFWVVVARYYSIEQVGLATSLVSASVLLANLSLFGLNNTLIRFPAPAFARNGQITQSIVVVAATACLAAVVYLLGLPLYGSKLLFFRDEPLGAAAFVVCCALAAVNLLTKSVFVGARVPQYNVVIDGLLQGVVKLVTPTVLVVFGTAGIVGATGAGYAVAVVGALFAMRRRLGFRFDVRTRRTRLREQLRYSFASHVSGLLGMVPMMVLPLTVLHRLGAAAAGCFFVAFQIAALLNAVSSAVGEAMFAEASSDLSRLGELLRRSARIIAVVQIPAVAAVVLGSGLLLHVFGGDYRNRAQGLLVVLAVGALAVALRTWANSALKVTQRMRHLVLSNVLGAVLTIGLAQLWAPRGLVWVGWAWGVGNLISGLYAAGALLGRRPAVPQPPQQPPRPAAPAAMIPAEGYPH; from the coding sequence GTGGCTAGGCACAGCGGACAGCGCGGCTCCAGACGGCCGGCCGCGGCCGGCCGGCCGGCCCGGCACGCCCGACCGACCGACCAGGTCTACCGCAGCTCCTTCTTCCTGCTGGCCTCGACCGTGATAACGGCGGCGCTCGGCTTCCTGTTCTGGGTGGTCGTCGCCCGGTACTACTCGATCGAGCAGGTCGGCCTGGCCACCTCGCTGGTCTCGGCGAGCGTGCTGCTGGCCAACCTCAGCCTGTTCGGCCTGAACAACACGCTGATCCGATTCCCCGCGCCGGCCTTCGCCCGCAACGGCCAGATCACCCAGTCGATCGTGGTGGTGGCGGCGACGGCCTGCCTGGCCGCCGTGGTCTACCTGCTGGGCCTGCCGCTGTACGGCAGCAAGCTGCTGTTCTTCCGGGACGAGCCGCTGGGAGCCGCCGCCTTCGTGGTGTGCTGCGCGCTGGCCGCGGTCAACCTGCTGACCAAGTCGGTCTTCGTCGGGGCCAGGGTGCCGCAGTACAACGTGGTCATCGACGGGCTGCTCCAGGGCGTGGTCAAGCTCGTCACGCCGACCGTCCTGGTGGTGTTCGGCACCGCCGGCATCGTCGGGGCGACCGGGGCCGGCTACGCAGTGGCCGTGGTCGGGGCGCTGTTCGCGATGCGCCGACGGCTCGGCTTCCGGTTCGACGTGCGGACCCGGCGCACCAGGCTCCGCGAGCAGCTCCGCTACTCGTTCGCCAGCCACGTCTCCGGGCTGCTCGGCATGGTGCCGATGATGGTGCTCCCGCTGACCGTGCTGCACCGGCTGGGCGCGGCCGCGGCGGGCTGCTTCTTCGTCGCGTTCCAGATAGCGGCGCTGCTCAACGCGGTGTCCTCGGCGGTGGGGGAGGCCATGTTCGCCGAGGCCTCCTCGGACCTGTCCCGGCTCGGCGAACTGCTGCGCCGCTCCGCCCGGATCATCGCGGTGGTGCAGATCCCGGCGGTCGCCGCGGTGGTGCTCGGCAGCGGCCTGCTCCTGCACGTCTTCGGCGGCGACTACCGGAACCGGGCACAGGGCCTGCTGGTGGTCCTCGCCGTGGGCGCCCTGGCCGTCGCGCTGAGGACCTGGGCCAACTCCGCGCTCAAGGTGACCCAGCGGATGCGCCACCTGGTCCTCAGCAACGTCCTCGGTGCCGTCCTCACCATCGGGCTCGCCCAGCTCTGGGCGCCGCGCGGCCTGGTGTGGGTCGGGTGGGCCTGGGGCGTCGGCAACCTGATCTCCGGGCTGTACGCGGCCGGTGCCCTGCTCGGGCGCCGTCCGGCCGTCCCGCAGCCGCCGCAGCAGCCGCCGCGGCCGGCCGCGCCCGCCGCCATGATTCCTGCCGAGGGGTACCCCCACTGA
- a CDS encoding polysaccharide pyruvyl transferase family protein produces MKTVVVNAYVRENAGDAALLSVCLRHVREAFPDARTDIAGMESPAVHGDFEGVANLGSIRRYVADGGAAFAVRLVRRLMVAALCTVALLLPKPAARALLRLLPAEARREALAVAEADLVVSMGGGYLLARGGLDGYQNVYFVLLPALIAQKFGVPVVWAPQSFGPFPAALQRRLVAHVLKRSPLVLAREDVSVELLTECGMPADRIRRAVDAGFAFAPPVTSDWRARLGVDPGQPLIGITARRWLPPAAQERYERALARTVDRLQAEGARVVLIPQVSTDYLGDDDRVVERRIAQYCADAPILVEDRVDYRDLKGVYGECSMLIGTRFHSVIFSLTSGVPCVAIEYEHKTRGIMADLGLGQWVLPIEDVTFERLWPLAAGLRDDPAAYRSALRDRLPEYVADAENFPELLRRVVR; encoded by the coding sequence ATGAAGACCGTGGTCGTCAACGCCTACGTCCGGGAGAACGCGGGCGACGCCGCGCTGCTCTCGGTCTGCCTCCGCCACGTCCGGGAGGCCTTCCCGGACGCCCGGACGGACATCGCCGGCATGGAGAGCCCGGCCGTCCACGGCGACTTCGAGGGCGTCGCCAACCTGGGCTCGATCCGTCGGTACGTCGCGGACGGCGGGGCCGCGTTCGCGGTGCGCCTGGTCCGCCGCCTGATGGTGGCCGCGCTGTGCACCGTGGCCCTCCTGCTGCCGAAGCCCGCCGCCCGGGCGCTGCTGCGGCTGCTGCCCGCCGAGGCGAGGCGGGAGGCGCTGGCCGTCGCCGAGGCCGACCTGGTGGTCTCCATGGGCGGCGGCTACCTGCTCGCCCGCGGCGGCCTGGACGGCTACCAGAACGTCTACTTCGTGCTGCTGCCGGCGCTGATCGCGCAGAAGTTCGGCGTCCCGGTGGTGTGGGCGCCGCAGTCCTTCGGCCCGTTCCCGGCCGCGCTGCAGCGCCGACTGGTCGCCCACGTGCTGAAGCGCTCGCCGCTGGTCCTCGCCCGCGAGGACGTCAGCGTGGAGCTGTTGACGGAGTGCGGGATGCCCGCCGACCGGATCCGCCGCGCGGTGGACGCCGGGTTCGCGTTCGCCCCGCCCGTGACCTCCGACTGGCGGGCCCGGCTCGGGGTCGACCCGGGGCAGCCGCTGATCGGCATCACCGCGCGCCGCTGGCTCCCCCCGGCGGCCCAGGAACGGTACGAGCGGGCGCTGGCCCGGACCGTCGACCGGCTCCAGGCCGAGGGCGCCCGGGTGGTGCTGATACCCCAGGTCAGCACCGACTACCTCGGCGACGACGACCGGGTGGTCGAGCGCCGGATCGCCCAGTACTGCGCCGACGCGCCGATCCTGGTCGAGGACCGGGTCGACTACCGCGACCTCAAGGGCGTCTACGGCGAGTGCTCGATGCTGATCGGCACCCGGTTCCACTCGGTGATCTTCTCGCTGACCAGCGGCGTGCCGTGCGTCGCCATCGAGTACGAGCACAAGACCCGCGGCATCATGGCGGACCTCGGTCTCGGCCAGTGGGTGCTGCCCATCGAGGACGTGACCTTCGAACGGCTGTGGCCGCTGGCGGCCGGCCTGCGCGACGACCCGGCCGCGTACCGCTCCGCACTGCGCGACCGGCTCCCCGAGTACGTGGCGGACGCGGAGAACTTCCCCGAGCTGCTGCGCCGGGTGGTCCGGTGA